The Gordonia iterans DNA window TCCGGCGGGCCCACCGTCGACGACGACGGTCAGGTGATCGGCACCAATTCCCACTACTCGGCCCTGGCAGACGAGAAGGCCGCGTTCAACTTCATCACCGACAACATCGCCCTGCGAAGCTACCTGGAGAGCCACGGCGTGACCCTGGCGACGCCTCCGGCGGAACAGGAGAAGTCCGGGGGCATCCGACTCTGGTATTGGCTCGGGCCGCTGATCGGCGTCGGAGTGCTCGTCCTGCTGTTCCTCCTCTGGCTGCTGTTGCGCCGGAAGCGCCCGCGGCCGGAACCGCACTCGAACGGACCCGGCGCACCGCAGTTCGGCCCCCAGCACGGCCCGCACCCGCAGGGACCACAGACCGGTCTGCCCGGCTTCGGTCCCTCTCGGCAGCACCACCCCGCGATGGGAGCGCCCGGAAACCGTCCCGGCGGCTACGACCGCCGCCCGCCGCAGCCCCGGCAACCACACCGTCGGCAGCCGGGCCCGGTTCAGCCCGGTACCCGGCTACCCGGAGACCGGCGGCCGGGCACCCCCGCGGCGCCGGGACGCGCGCCGGCGGCTCCACCCATCTCCGCTTCTCCCGGCCTGGACCGCCGCCCGCCCGCCCCGCAGCGACCATCGGCTCAGCAACCGCTGCCGGCCGAACAGCAGACCGTGCTCAATCAGCCTCTGCCGCCCGGGGCGCGCACGGGTGCGACCGCCCCGGCGCCGCAGTCGGCGGACCAGAAGGCCGGCGACCGGAACTCCGGAGACCAGCAGGCAGACGAACAACAGACGGTGCTCAATCAGCCGCTGCCTCCGCCGCCGCGGACGGATGGTTCCACGCCCGCCACCGGACAGTCCGGCGACGACGCACCGGACGCGGACAAGACGGTGCTCAATCAGCCGCTCCCGGGATCGTCCGGCGACGACCAGCGGTAGCGCCGGCTGGCTGCGGGGACCGACTCGTGGCACGTAGCCTCGACCCGACAGCCACGTTGTTCCGAGAAGACAGCCGAGCTGTTGCACAGTCCAGACCGCACAGTGCCGTGGAATACCGCAGACGGCGCGCGACGTTGAGGAAGTCATGAGCACAGTTGACCTGACCGGTGAGACCTTCGAAAAGACCATCCTGGAGAACGAGATCGTCCTCGTCGACTTCTGGGCGTCGTGGTGCGGCCCGTGCCGCCAGTTCGCCCCGACCTTCGAAGGAGCCTCCGAGAATCACTCGGACATCGTCTTCGGCAAGGTCGACACCGAGGCCGAGCAGCAGCTGGCCTCAGCCGCCAGCATTCGTTCGATCCCGACCCTGATGGTCTTCAAGAAGGGCAACCTGGTCTTCAACGAGGCCGGCGCGCTGCCGCCGCAGGCGCTGGACTCACTGATCGAGCAGGTCAAGGAGCTCGACGTGGAGAAGGCGATCGCCGAGGCCCAGGCCGCCCAGGACCAGGAGTCCTGACCACCATCCGCCCGAGAGCGCGCCCGGTGAGCGTCACCAGGCGCGCTTTCTGTTTCGCGGGCAGCCGGCGGAACACCGCCCACATCGCGGTCGTGGTTCCGCGGAGGTCGTCCCGGCCGCCGAGGTAGGCGCGCTGCGTCCGCACCGTCAGGCGGAAGAAGGCGTCGAAGAACTCGGCGAGCCCGGGGCCGTCGAACCCGAGCAAGACGGCGAGACCGATCAGGCGCAGGCGGTACACCAGGCGCGCCCGCGTCGTCCAGAGCAGCGCCGCCGGATCGTCGCCCCGGACGATCGTCGCGGCCACCTCGTCGGCCGCCGCGAGCGAGCCGGCGATGCTGTATCCGGTCGCCGGGTGCATCAGCCCGCCGCCGGCGCCGAAACGCAGCACCCCGCGGTCGTCTGCGGCCGGGACATGCCACGGCAGCTGCGCCGGATGCAGGGGAAAGTCGACTCGCTCGGCCGAGGGCTCGGCGCTGTCCGCGGCGCCGGGCGACTCGGCGCGGTCGGTATTGCGCGCCGCCAGGACTTCGAGGGGCACCGGCGGCGCGCCTGCCAGGCAAGTCTCCTCGACCAGCGTGCGCCCGTCTCCGAGGTCGACTCGGTAGCTGAAGCTCGGTGCGACGACGCCGGCGCCGCGCCAGTCCATCAGGACCATCTCCGGGTCCCGGCCTTCCGGTGTCGGGTGAAACGTCCCGTACGCGGTCTGCCGGGGGATCCGTGGATCGTCGGTCCAGGCGCCGCGCGCGTCGACGACACGGTCGGCCGTCAGCCGTCGGCCATCCTCCAAGATCACCGCGCGAGCGTCGACCCGTGTGACATGCCCTGCCACCGTCTCTGCGCCCGAGATGTCGAGCTCGCGCTGGAGTCCGGTGGCGGACAGTGTCGCGTAGGGGCGGGGCACCGCTCGGCGGGTCGGCGTGTAGACCACGAACTCAGGTGCGGCACAGGCGATTACCCGATCCACGGCCAGCCATGCGGGAAGGTCGTCAGCGAACGCGCCGAACGTGGCCGTCCAGGGCCGATGCGGGTCCGGGTCGACCAGAATCACGTCGCCGCCGTGCACGAGGACCCGATGCGCCAGTGCCCGGCCCGCCGGACCCGCACCGACGATCAGGAGCCGGGTCACCGGGTCACGTCAGAGACTGCCGGTGGCGAGCAGGCCCCCGTCGACGCGCAGGGTCTCGCCGGTGATCCAGGGCGCGTCGTCGCCGACCAGGAAGGCGACCGCCTTCGCGATGTCCTCGGGCGAACCGAGGCGGCCCATCGGGTACGAGCGTGTGGCCTCTTCTTCGCCTGCGGCGACCAGCGCCGCGGCGAACTTGGTCTTGACGATGCCCGGAGCGATCGCGTTGACCCGGATGTTCGGGCCGAGCTGCCACGCGAGCTCCTCGGTGAGCCGGATCAGCGCGGCCTTGGACGCTCCGTACGTCGCGATCACGCCGGTCGATCGAAGTCCGGCGACCGAGGCGATGTTCACCACGGAGCCGCCGGACTCTTGCATACCGGCGCGGTAGGCCTCCTGGATGTAACCCAGCGCGGCGACGACATTCGTGTCGAACGTCTTGCGAACCGCGTCGAGGTCGGCGTCCATCAGTGCGCCGTACACCGGATTGATTCCCGTGTTGTTCACCAGGATGTCGATGCCGCCCTGAGCGACGGCGGCGGCGACCGCCTCTGCGCGATGGGCGGCGTCGCCGGTGTTGCCGGCCACCGCCGTGACGGTGGCACCGGGCACCTCGCTGCCAATGGCGTCCGCCGCTTCGGCCAGCGGCTCGGGTTTGCGGCCGGTGATCACCACAGCGGCTCCACGGGAGGCGAGCTCGGTGGCGATGGCGAGGCCGATGCCCCGGCTCCCACCGGTGACGAGGGCGGACTTTCCGGATAGTGCGGCGGTGATATCAGTCATAGTCATCCAGCCTAGGTCATCCCACGGGTCCGATTCGGCGGGGCCGTGCTCGGCGATCACGCAGTGCGGCGACCGATCTCGCCGTCCGGGCGCTAATGTTCACCGGGTGTGGCGGCGAGCGGGAGCGTGGAGGCGAGCCGGCCTGCTGGTCTGCGGCGGCTGCCTCGCGGTGGGGGTCGTCGGATTCTGGCTCCACTTCACCCGAGTGCGCACCGACACAGTGGTGAGTCTGGCCGCGTTCGCGCCCTACCTGATGGCCGTGGCGCTTGGTGGGCTGCTACTGGGCGCCGTTCTGCGGGCGTGGTGGCTCACCGCCGCAGGAGTGGTCGTCGTGCTGGTATCGACGTTCACACAGGTCCCGCTGTACCTCCCTTCCAGATCTGGGGGACCGTCCGAACTGACCGTCCTGCAGTTCAACCTCATGCTTGGACAAGCAGAGGTCTCCGAGCTCGCCGATCTGGTGCGCCGCGAGCATGTTGACGTCCTCACCGTCACGGAGCTCACCGCCGAGGCGCTGGCCGCAGTCGAGGCGTCGCCGATCACGGACGACCTCCGGTATTCGTACACGCAGCCGGCGCGGGCGGGTAACGGCGGGGGAGTGTTCTCGCGGTTCCCGATCGTCGAGCGACGTCGGCTCGACGGTTTCTGGCTGCCCAATCTGCGGACCGTGATCGCCGTGCCGCACAAGGCACCGCTAGCGGTGTACGGGCTGCACGTGATGCCGCCGTACCCGAATACCTCGGCGCAATGGCGGTCGGAGCTGACGTCACTCCGGGAGGACCTGGTGGACGAGCAACTGCCGGTGATCGTGTCCGGGGACTTCAACGCCACCCACGACCACCGTGCCTACCGTGCGCTGACCGCGGTGGCGCCCGGCAGGCCGGGAATGATCGACGCCGCCGAGCACACCGGGGCCGGGATGGTGCCGACCTACCCGGCGGACCGCTTCTTTCCGCCGCTGCTCGCACTGGACCGGATGCTCTCGCGTGGTGGACCCGAGCCGGTGGAGTTCCGCCGCATCCGGGTCGCCGGATCGGACCACTACGCCGTCGTCGGACGATTTCGGGGCTTGCCGCCGCGCCGGTAGCATGGCTCGTCGTGATTACCGCGACGGATCTGGAGGTTCGAGCCGGCGCCCGTACCCTGTTGTCGGCCCCCGGAGACGCCCTGCGCATCGCGCCCGGCGACCGAATCGGCTTGGTCGGTCGCAACGGCGCAGGCAAGACGACCAGCCTGCGGATCCTGGCAGGCGAGACCGAGCCGTACGCCGGTACCGTCCGCCGGAGCGGGCCACTCGGCTATCTGCCGCAGGACCCGAAAGAGGGCGACCTGAACGTCCTGGCCAAGGACCGCGTGCTCTCCGCACGCGGACTCGACCAGATCCTGGCTCAGATGGCCAAGCAGCAGACGCTCATGGCCGATACCGACGACGATCGCGTGCGCGACAAGGCGATCAGCAAGTTCTCCCGCCTCGAGGAGCGCTTCGGCGCGCTGGGCGGCTATCTCGCCGAATCAGAGGCTGCGCGCATCTGCTCCAGCCTCGGCCTCCCGGACCGAGTGCTCGAGCAAGAGCTCCGCACGTTGTCGGGAGGCCAGCGCCGGCGTGTCGAATTGGCCCGGATCCTGTTCGCCGCGTCCGACGGTTCCGGAAAGTCTGACACCACACTGCTTCTCGACGAGCCGACCAACCATCTCGACGCGGACTCGATCGCCTGGTTGCGCACCTTTCTGCAGAACCACGACGGCGGGCTCGTCGTGATCAGTCACGACGTGGACCTGCTCGCCGAGGTGGTGAACAGGGTCTGGTTCCTCGATGCCGTGCGCGGCGAGGTGGACGTCTATAACATGGGCTGGAAGCGGTACTTGGATCAGCGGGCTACCGACGAACAGCGCCGCCGCCGGGAACGCGCCAACGCGGAGAAGAAGGCCGGAGCGCTTCGGGAGCAGGCCGCCAAGCTCGGCGCCAAGGCCACTAAAGCCACTGCGGCACAACAGATGCTCAAACGCGCCGAGAAGATGATCAACGAGCTCGAGGAGGAGCGCGTCGCCGACAAGACGGCCAAGATCCGCTTCCCCGAGCCCGCGGCGTGCGGCAAGACTCCGCTCACGGCGTCGGAGCTCACCAAGGTCTACGGCTCGCTGGAGATCTTCACCGGCGTGGATTTGGCGATCGACAAGGGGAGCCGCGTCGTCGTGCTCGGTCTGAACGGCGCCGGGAAGACCACGCTGCTCAAGCTGCTCGCCGGGACCGAGAAGCCGGACCTGGGGTCCATCGAGCCCGGGTTCGGATTGAAGCTCGGCTACTTCGCGCAAGAGCACGACACGCTCGACGACGACGCGACCGTCTGGGAGAACATCCGTCACGCCGCACCGGATGCGGGGGAGCAGGACCTGCGCGGGCTGCTCGGCGCGTTCATGTTCTCCGGGCCCCAGTTGGAGCAGCCGGCCGGGACGCTGTCCGGCGGTGAGAAGACACGACTTGCCCTGGCGGGACTGGTGTCGTCGGCGGCCAACGTCCTGCTGCTCGACGAGCCCACCAACAACCTGGATCCGATCTCACGCGAGCAGGTCCTCGAGGCGCTGCGCAGTTACACCGGAGCCGTCGTGTTGGTGACACACGATCCGGGCGCGGCGGCCGCACTTGATCCGCAGCGCGTGATTCTGCTGCCCGACGGCACCGAGGACCATTGGTCCGACGAGTACCAGGAGCTCATCGAGCTCGCGTGACCTTGACGCCGGCCGCCTCCATCGCGCTGAGCGCTCCGTCGTCGAACAACTCCCGGGGCACGGCGAAGAGCACGAGTCCGCCTCGATAGACGAGCACCACGCGGTCGAAGACCCGCAGCTTCACCGCATCACTGCCTCCGAAGTACAGCCGGCTCACGTGTCGGTCGTCGATCCCCAGGTCGAGGTGGTCCGGTCCGGTGACGCAGGTGTAACGGTAGAACGGCCCCGGCGCGCCTCCGGTCAACAGGATCAGGATGTTCTGGGCCCACGACGACTTCACCGCGAACCAGAGCAGCACTAGCGCGGCGGTCGCGAGCGGTAGGAAGATCGCGACAAGAATCACGAGCAGGGGCTCGACGACCAGTGCAGCGACGATGCCGATCACGCTCGACACCACGACCACCGCGATCGGTCCGGACGTGACCCTCCAGGCAAGAGACCGGCTCGCCGCGGCGCTCAGCGAGGGCAGGTCTGCGGCTGGGTACACGGCCTCGACGTCCGGATTCGGGACGGTGATCTCCGGACGAGACAGGCGTTGCGGATGCGGACCCGGCACCTGCGCGGACCTGCCCCGGTCGCGCAAACGGGCGAGCGTCGTGTCGTCGATCAACGCACGGGGAATCAGCCCTGCTGTGCGACCGCGATAGATCACGACGACGTCGTCCCGAACGCTCACCGCTGTCACCGTGGAGTAGAGCAGCCGCGCCACCGATCGGTCGACATCGGCGTAGTCGAGATGGTCCGGCCCGTACGACACTGCGAGACGATAGCTCGCCGCCGCACGACCGCTG harbors:
- a CDS encoding SDR family oxidoreductase, translating into MTDITAALSGKSALVTGGSRGIGLAIATELASRGAAVVITGRKPEPLAEAADAIGSEVPGATVTAVAGNTGDAAHRAEAVAAAVAQGGIDILVNNTGINPVYGALMDADLDAVRKTFDTNVVAALGYIQEAYRAGMQESGGSVVNIASVAGLRSTGVIATYGASKAALIRLTEELAWQLGPNIRVNAIAPGIVKTKFAAALVAAGEEEATRSYPMGRLGSPEDIAKAVAFLVGDDAPWITGETLRVDGGLLATGSL
- a CDS encoding ABC-F family ATP-binding cassette domain-containing protein — its product is MITATDLEVRAGARTLLSAPGDALRIAPGDRIGLVGRNGAGKTTSLRILAGETEPYAGTVRRSGPLGYLPQDPKEGDLNVLAKDRVLSARGLDQILAQMAKQQTLMADTDDDRVRDKAISKFSRLEERFGALGGYLAESEAARICSSLGLPDRVLEQELRTLSGGQRRRVELARILFAASDGSGKSDTTLLLDEPTNHLDADSIAWLRTFLQNHDGGLVVISHDVDLLAEVVNRVWFLDAVRGEVDVYNMGWKRYLDQRATDEQRRRRERANAEKKAGALREQAAKLGAKATKATAAQQMLKRAEKMINELEEERVADKTAKIRFPEPAACGKTPLTASELTKVYGSLEIFTGVDLAIDKGSRVVVLGLNGAGKTTLLKLLAGTEKPDLGSIEPGFGLKLGYFAQEHDTLDDDATVWENIRHAAPDAGEQDLRGLLGAFMFSGPQLEQPAGTLSGGEKTRLALAGLVSSAANVLLLDEPTNNLDPISREQVLEALRSYTGAVVLVTHDPGAAAALDPQRVILLPDGTEDHWSDEYQELIELA
- a CDS encoding lycopene cyclase family protein produces the protein MTRLLIVGAGPAGRALAHRVLVHGGDVILVDPDPHRPWTATFGAFADDLPAWLAVDRVIACAAPEFVVYTPTRRAVPRPYATLSATGLQRELDISGAETVAGHVTRVDARAVILEDGRRLTADRVVDARGAWTDDPRIPRQTAYGTFHPTPEGRDPEMVLMDWRGAGVVAPSFSYRVDLGDGRTLVEETCLAGAPPVPLEVLAARNTDRAESPGAADSAEPSAERVDFPLHPAQLPWHVPAADDRGVLRFGAGGGLMHPATGYSIAGSLAAADEVAATIVRGDDPAALLWTTRARLVYRLRLIGLAVLLGFDGPGLAEFFDAFFRLTVRTQRAYLGGRDDLRGTTTAMWAVFRRLPAKQKARLVTLTGRALGRMVVRTPGPGRPGPRRSPSPRRAP
- a CDS encoding S1 family peptidase produces the protein MRLTTRFLALMAAVVLTALSVLTTAPAAADEMEESVASKVGPSLVFLEMEFSGRVLMPLERGPRYSPTLEVTGNCTGYIVDPAGYIATAGHCVNAEDEAIGNSFRRQAVRFLQLLNNESADWASQAYEQAVRQQWDVETDGPASVRLRQPDGDDQIFADWTPAEVVASQKSTEGDNAVLKLGNPPEDLPALVISDQEPEPGEDVVAVGFPGAVQGDAERLAQPSYKKGAVSSRQTTDSGQIRTEISATLGQGMSGGPTVDDDGQVIGTNSHYSALADEKAAFNFITDNIALRSYLESHGVTLATPPAEQEKSGGIRLWYWLGPLIGVGVLVLLFLLWLLLRRKRPRPEPHSNGPGAPQFGPQHGPHPQGPQTGLPGFGPSRQHHPAMGAPGNRPGGYDRRPPQPRQPHRRQPGPVQPGTRLPGDRRPGTPAAPGRAPAAPPISASPGLDRRPPAPQRPSAQQPLPAEQQTVLNQPLPPGARTGATAPAPQSADQKAGDRNSGDQQADEQQTVLNQPLPPPPRTDGSTPATGQSGDDAPDADKTVLNQPLPGSSGDDQR
- a CDS encoding endonuclease/exonuclease/phosphatase family protein, which gives rise to MRTDTVVSLAAFAPYLMAVALGGLLLGAVLRAWWLTAAGVVVVLVSTFTQVPLYLPSRSGGPSELTVLQFNLMLGQAEVSELADLVRREHVDVLTVTELTAEALAAVEASPITDDLRYSYTQPARAGNGGGVFSRFPIVERRRLDGFWLPNLRTVIAVPHKAPLAVYGLHVMPPYPNTSAQWRSELTSLREDLVDEQLPVIVSGDFNATHDHRAYRALTAVAPGRPGMIDAAEHTGAGMVPTYPADRFFPPLLALDRMLSRGGPEPVEFRRIRVAGSDHYAVVGRFRGLPPRR
- the trxA gene encoding thioredoxin, whose product is MSTVDLTGETFEKTILENEIVLVDFWASWCGPCRQFAPTFEGASENHSDIVFGKVDTEAEQQLASAASIRSIPTLMVFKKGNLVFNEAGALPPQALDSLIEQVKELDVEKAIAEAQAAQDQES